Proteins found in one Parasteatoda tepidariorum isolate YZ-2023 chromosome 7, CAS_Ptep_4.0, whole genome shotgun sequence genomic segment:
- the LOC107455852 gene encoding mitochondrial amidoxime-reducing component 1 — MPQLWNGWIILPVLAVAVIGTLVWKKKRRVYEKVGYVSKMFFFPVKSIKGYEVTEGKCTKFGLEVNGLLERSFMLIDENNVLLSQRQAPKLALLAPQIIDSKLIISGPDVDPLTVDIESSPKPGDKIIECQLHSDVVHVIDCGDKVAKWFQQYLKRPNIRLVRFFPENPKRNYVQNHPFYLNLRRKNPISLQDLSAFHVMSQASIDDLNLRIGEKKISVWNFRPSVLVDGCAPYAEDSWEHMRTGKEAEMVNVLPITRCLLTTVDPETGILTSKEPLVTLRKYRIPKDPEMVKKTGSIPCLGSACFILKTGTIRVNDEIHATVTQPFTTIQK, encoded by the exons ATGCCTCAGTTATGGAATGGTTGGATAATTTTGCCTGTTTTAGCTGTTGCTGTTATAGGAACTTTGGTGTGGAAGAAGAAAAGACGAGTGTATGAGAAAGTGGGATATGTcagtaaaatgttctttttcccCGTCAAGTCTATCAAAGGCTATGAAGTGACAGAaggaaaatgtacaaaatttggTCTAGAAGTTAACGGTCTTTTAGAacg cTCATTTATGCTGATCGatgaaaataatgttcttttatcACAACGTCAAGCCCCAAAGCTTGCTCTTCTTGCTCCACAGATTATTGACTCAAAGCTTATAATATCTGGTCCTGATGTTGATCCTCTTACTGTTGATATAGAATCTTCACCTAAACCTGGGGACAAAATTATTGAATGCCA attGCATTCAGATGTTGTTCATGTGATTGATTGTGGAGACAAAGTTGCAAAGTGGTTTCAACAATATCTAAAAAGGCCTAATATACGCTTAGTTCGTTTCTTTCCAGAAAATCCAAAACGAAATTATGTCCAGAATCACCCTTTTTACTTGAATCTGAGGCGCAAGAATCCA ATTTCCCTTCAAGATCTATCTGCGTTTCATGTTATGTCACAAGCTTCTAttgatgatttaaatttaagaattggagaaaagaaaatatcagtATGGAATTTTCGCCCAAGTGTTTTGGTAGATGGCTGTGCTCCCTATGCTGAG gattCTTGGGAACACATGAGAACAGGAAAGGAAGCAGAGATGGTAAATGTGTTGCCTATTACACG ctgCCTCTTGACAACAGTTGATCCTGAAACTGGGATACTAACTAGTAAAGAACCATTAGTAACTCTgagaaa atacaGGATTCCCAAAGATCCAGAAATGGTAAAGAAAACTGGATCAATACCCTGTTTGGGTAGTGCCTGTTTCATCTTGAAAACCGGCACTATACGAGTAAATGATGAAATACATGCAACAGTCActcaaccatttacaactattcaaaaataa